The following coding sequences are from one Triticum dicoccoides isolate Atlit2015 ecotype Zavitan chromosome 4A, WEW_v2.0, whole genome shotgun sequence window:
- the LOC119288485 gene encoding ethylene-response factor C3-like, with the protein MEQQFIHFGATSSSTSSFYSTPTPTPPPPEQAQAAATLASSTPDYHTSSSPMSSAFDMGDTDDMHLLNTLLLHMSGSGTAASSHHYAFDLHMDVDVEPSSSSTSSSSSSYSSSDHHHQQQQQGMPATTTAKRRAPQQLHPAATKGLIGVRKRPWGKFAAEIRDSTRKGARVWLGTFNTPEAAAMAYDQAAFSVRGAAAVLNYPVDRVQESLRTLALRPDVPGGSPVLALKRRHSIRKRSPNKAKKTATLLAPTKMMINDSAAAPVQQQSAAACAGVVELEDLGADYLEELLRVSDEPSASSTTMVMGAFDHHHHHHVDDQSALANTAPMLFPHC; encoded by the coding sequence atggagCAGCAATTCATCCATTTcggcgccacctcctcctccaccagcAGCTTCTACAGCACACCCACGCCCACGCCTCCTCCTcccgaacaagctcaagctgctgcAACCTTGGCCTCCTCCACCCCCGACTACCACACCAGCTCCTCACCCATGTCGTCGGCCTTCGACATGGGCGACACCGACGACATGCACCTCCTCAACACCCTCCTCCTCCACATGTCTGGCTCTGGCACCGCTGCTTCTTCCCACCATTACGCCTTCGACCTCCACATGGACGTGGACGTGGAGCCTTCCTCCTCTTCAAcaagctcctcctcctcttcctactcctcctccgaccaccaccaccagcagcagcagcaggggatGCCAGCCACCACAACTGCTAAGCGCCGTGCACCGCAGCAGCTGCACCCCGCGGCCACCAAGGGCCTCATCGGCGTGCGCAAGCGGCCCTGGGGCAAGTTCGCCGCGGAGATCAGGGACTCCACCCGCAAGGGCGCCCGCGTGTGGCTCGGCACCTTCAACACGCCCGAGGCCGCTGCCATGGCCTACGACCAGGCCGCCTTCTCCGTGCGCGGGGCCGCCGCGGTGCTCAACTACCCCGTCGACCGCGTCCAGGAGTCGCTCCGCACGCTCGCGCTCCGTCCCGACGTGCCGGGAGGCTCCCCCGTCCTGGCCCTCAAGCGCCGCCACTCCATCCGCAAGCGATCCCCCAACAAGGCCAAGAAGACTGCTACTCTTCTGGCGCCCACAAAGATGATGATCAACGACTCCGCGGCCGCGCCGGTGCAGCAGCAGTCGGCGGCGGCATGCGCGGGCGTGGTGGAGCTGGAGGACCTTGGCGCTGACTACCTGGAGGAGCTGCTCCGGGTGTCCGACGAGCCGTCGGCTTCATCGACCACCATGGTGATGGGGGCCTttgatcatcatcaccatcaccatgtcgaCGACCAATCGGCGCTCGCCAACACGGCGCCCATGCTGTTCCCTCATTGCTAG